Proteins found in one Lutimonas zeaxanthinifaciens genomic segment:
- the polA gene encoding DNA polymerase I: MAEQKRLFLLDAYALIFRGYYAFIKNPRINSKGMDTSAIMGFTNSLLDVIKREKPDHLAVAFDKGGSQIRTEAFPEYKANRLETPEAIKIAVPYIHKILEAMHIPIIEMEGYEADDLIGTLSVQAEKAGYKTFMVTPDKDFAQLVTENVVMYRPARMGNGIEIWDVETVKEKFEIEDPKQVIDFLGMMGDSVDNIPGLPGVGEKTAKKFLKAYGSMEGLLENTHELKGKMKEKVEANKDLGLLSKELATIMLDCPVEFHEEDFELNTPDFDKVREIFQELEFRRSLENLNRIFQDQLETVSPASNTENKGSEDQGDGQQLDMFSVPSGGGPDNNDSISGYRQAENTDHFYQYVETAFAQEMLVKKLLLQPSVCFDTETTSLNTLEAKLVGIAFSFSKGKGYYVPVPEQEEAADEVLKRFEPFFQNETIEKVGQNLKYDLKVLKNYGVEIKGPVFDTMIAHYLINPDMRHNMNVLSETYLSYTPIPIENLIGKKGKNQGSMRDVSLELQTEYATEDADITWQLKGIFEKELESNGLTKLFREIEIPLVDVLASMELEGIRLDEKYLKSLSGDLNKDIEHLENLIYSEADTDFNLASPKQLGVVLFEKLKLVDKPKKTKTGQYATGEEILSKLAADHEIVKNILEWRGLVKLKNTYVDSLPNEVNEKTGRVHTTYSQTVAATGRLSSNNPNLQNIPIRTERGQQVRKAFVPRDEYYTLLAADYSQIELRLIAEMSGDAQMKESFLKGEDIHRSTAANVFNVPIEEVTREQRSYAKTVNFGIIYGVSAFGLSQQTDLSRSEARELIETYYETYPTLKSYIAKQVDFARDHGYVETILGRRRYLKNINSRNAIVRSADERNAVNAPIQGSAADIIKIAMIRIHELLKKENYKSRMLLQVHDELVFDMHKDELDLLRPLIKITMENAYKMSIPLTVDIGLGNDWLEAH, from the coding sequence ATGGCCGAACAAAAAAGACTTTTCTTACTTGATGCCTATGCCTTGATCTTTCGAGGATACTACGCTTTTATAAAAAATCCGAGGATCAATTCAAAAGGAATGGATACCTCAGCCATCATGGGCTTCACCAATTCCCTGCTGGATGTCATCAAGAGAGAAAAACCGGATCATTTGGCCGTTGCCTTTGATAAAGGCGGGTCGCAAATCAGGACAGAGGCTTTTCCTGAATACAAAGCCAATCGGCTGGAAACCCCGGAAGCCATAAAGATTGCGGTCCCTTATATCCACAAGATTCTGGAGGCCATGCATATCCCGATTATTGAAATGGAAGGTTATGAAGCGGATGATTTGATCGGAACCTTGTCCGTTCAGGCAGAGAAAGCGGGTTATAAAACATTCATGGTAACCCCGGACAAGGATTTTGCCCAACTGGTTACTGAAAATGTGGTCATGTACAGGCCTGCGCGAATGGGAAATGGAATTGAAATCTGGGATGTTGAAACCGTAAAGGAAAAATTCGAGATTGAAGACCCTAAGCAGGTCATCGATTTTTTAGGCATGATGGGAGACTCTGTTGATAATATTCCGGGCTTACCGGGCGTTGGAGAGAAAACAGCAAAAAAATTCCTAAAAGCCTATGGAAGTATGGAGGGGCTGCTCGAAAATACTCATGAGCTGAAAGGGAAAATGAAGGAAAAAGTTGAAGCAAACAAAGATTTGGGCCTTCTTTCCAAAGAACTTGCCACGATCATGCTCGATTGCCCGGTCGAATTTCATGAAGAAGATTTTGAGCTCAATACCCCGGATTTTGACAAAGTAAGAGAGATCTTTCAGGAGCTGGAATTCAGAAGGTCCCTGGAAAATCTAAACCGAATTTTTCAGGATCAGTTAGAAACGGTTTCGCCTGCATCAAATACTGAGAATAAAGGTTCAGAAGATCAGGGTGACGGCCAGCAGCTTGATATGTTTTCTGTTCCCTCAGGAGGAGGCCCGGATAACAATGACTCAATTTCTGGATACCGCCAGGCTGAAAATACGGACCATTTTTACCAGTATGTAGAGACTGCATTTGCCCAGGAGATGCTTGTAAAAAAGTTGCTTTTACAACCTTCGGTTTGTTTTGATACCGAAACCACGAGCCTGAACACACTTGAGGCAAAACTTGTTGGAATCGCTTTTTCATTTTCAAAGGGAAAAGGTTACTATGTACCAGTCCCTGAGCAGGAAGAAGCGGCAGATGAGGTTCTTAAACGTTTTGAACCCTTCTTTCAAAATGAGACTATTGAAAAGGTGGGTCAAAATCTGAAGTATGACCTCAAGGTTTTAAAGAATTACGGCGTCGAGATCAAAGGGCCCGTTTTTGATACAATGATCGCTCACTATCTGATCAACCCGGATATGCGGCATAATATGAATGTACTCTCTGAGACGTATCTTAGCTATACTCCCATTCCTATTGAAAATCTTATTGGGAAAAAGGGTAAAAATCAAGGGTCAATGCGTGATGTTAGCCTTGAACTTCAAACAGAATATGCTACTGAAGATGCCGATATTACCTGGCAGCTAAAAGGAATTTTTGAAAAGGAGCTCGAATCGAATGGCCTGACAAAGCTGTTCAGGGAGATTGAAATTCCACTGGTTGATGTACTGGCTTCCATGGAGCTTGAAGGAATTCGTTTAGATGAAAAATACCTGAAGTCGCTGTCGGGTGACCTGAACAAAGACATTGAACATCTCGAAAACCTCATTTACTCAGAAGCAGATACCGATTTTAATCTGGCTTCGCCCAAACAATTGGGGGTAGTCCTGTTTGAAAAGTTAAAACTTGTAGACAAACCAAAAAAAACGAAAACGGGTCAATATGCCACAGGGGAAGAAATCCTTTCCAAACTGGCAGCAGATCATGAAATTGTAAAGAATATTCTTGAATGGAGAGGGCTGGTTAAATTGAAAAATACTTACGTAGATTCGCTTCCTAATGAGGTAAATGAAAAAACCGGAAGGGTGCATACCACCTACAGCCAGACGGTGGCAGCCACCGGGAGATTGAGTTCCAACAACCCCAACCTTCAAAATATCCCGATCCGAACCGAAAGAGGGCAACAGGTCAGAAAGGCCTTTGTTCCCAGAGATGAATATTATACGCTCCTGGCAGCTGACTATTCTCAGATTGAACTCAGGCTGATCGCTGAAATGAGTGGCGATGCCCAGATGAAGGAATCTTTTTTAAAAGGAGAGGACATTCATCGTTCTACTGCGGCAAATGTTTTTAATGTTCCTATTGAAGAAGTGACCAGAGAGCAAAGAAGTTATGCCAAAACGGTCAACTTCGGGATCATCTATGGCGTTTCTGCTTTTGGATTAAGTCAACAAACTGACCTGAGCAGGTCCGAAGCGAGAGAGCTTATTGAAACCTATTATGAAACCTACCCTACCCTAAAATCATATATAGCAAAACAGGTTGATTTTGCAAGAGATCATGGTTATGTCGAAACAATCCTTGGCAGAAGGAGGTATTTGAAGAATATCAATTCCAGGAATGCCATCGTGCGTTCGGCAGATGAACGCAATGCGGTAAATGCTCCTATCCAGGGAAGCGCGGCTGATATTATCAAAATTGCCATGATTCGAATCCATGAGCTTTTGAAAAAAGAAAATTACAAGTCCAGAATGTTGCTTCAGGTACATGATGAACTTGTTTTCGACATGCATAAAGATGAACTGGATCTGCTTAGACCGCTTATTAAAATTACCATGGAAAATGCCTACAAAATGTCTATCCCTTTAACGGTGGATATCGGGCTTGGAAATGACTGGCTTGAAGCGCATTGA